The Flavobacteriales bacterium genome has a window encoding:
- the dnaK gene encoding molecular chaperone DnaK, with product MGKIIGIDLGTTNSCVAVMEGNEPVVIPNSEGKRTTPSIVAFLDKGERKVGDPAKRQAITNPERTIYSIKRFMGNNFGEVTNEASRVPYKVEKGDNNTPRVRIDDRLYTPQEISAMVLQKMKKTAEDYLGTEVTEAVITVPAYFNDAQRQATKEAGEVAGLTVKRIINEPTAAALAYGLDKKTEDLKIAVFDLGGGTFDISVLELGDGVFEVKSTNGDTHLGGDDFDDVIINWLADEFQKDEGLDLRKDPMALQRLKEAAEKAKIELSSSTSTEINLPYIMPVDGIPKHLVRNLSRSQFEQLADKLIQRTLEPCKAAMKDAGMSPNEVDEVILVGGSTRIPAIQEVVEKFFGKKPSKGVNPDEVVAIGAAIQGGVLTGEVKDVLLLDVTPLSLGIETMGGVMTKLIESNTTIPTKKSETFSTASDNQPSVEIHVLQGERPMAGDNRTIGRFHLDGIPPAPRGVPQVEVTFDIDANGILNVSAKDKATGKSQQIRIEASSGLSDQEIEKMKKEAEANAENDKQKKEEVDKLNTADQLIFQTEKQLKEFGDKLSADKKDPIEKALQELKAAYEKKELAPIEAAMEKLNEVWKAASEEMYKASQEQQGGSSDQAQGQPNASQGGDGEVTDVDFEEVKDENGR from the coding sequence ATGGGAAAAATAATAGGAATCGACCTGGGAACCACCAACTCATGCGTGGCCGTGATGGAAGGCAATGAGCCCGTGGTAATCCCTAACAGTGAAGGTAAACGCACGACCCCTTCCATCGTAGCATTTCTGGACAAGGGTGAAAGGAAGGTAGGAGATCCGGCGAAGCGTCAGGCCATCACCAATCCCGAGCGTACGATCTATTCTATCAAACGTTTTATGGGAAACAACTTTGGTGAAGTAACCAATGAAGCATCCCGCGTTCCCTATAAAGTTGAAAAAGGAGATAACAATACCCCGCGTGTGCGCATTGACGACCGTCTGTATACCCCTCAGGAAATTTCAGCCATGGTTCTTCAGAAGATGAAGAAAACCGCGGAAGACTACCTGGGAACCGAAGTGACGGAAGCCGTGATCACCGTACCTGCATACTTTAACGATGCACAGCGTCAGGCCACCAAGGAAGCCGGTGAAGTTGCCGGACTGACCGTAAAACGGATCATCAACGAGCCTACTGCCGCGGCACTGGCATACGGACTGGATAAAAAGACAGAAGACCTTAAGATCGCCGTATTTGACCTGGGTGGAGGTACATTCGATATTTCCGTTCTCGAACTGGGCGACGGTGTATTTGAAGTAAAATCTACCAATGGTGACACCCACCTCGGTGGTGACGACTTTGATGATGTGATTATCAACTGGCTCGCCGATGAATTCCAGAAAGACGAAGGCCTTGATCTCAGAAAAGATCCGATGGCCCTGCAACGTCTGAAGGAAGCTGCGGAGAAAGCCAAGATCGAGCTTTCCAGCTCTACATCAACAGAGATCAATCTGCCATACATCATGCCGGTAGACGGTATTCCCAAACACCTGGTGCGTAACCTCAGCAGGTCACAGTTTGAACAACTTGCTGATAAGCTGATCCAGCGTACCCTTGAGCCATGTAAGGCAGCAATGAAAGATGCGGGCATGTCACCCAACGAGGTGGACGAAGTGATCCTCGTCGGAGGTTCCACCCGTATCCCTGCGATTCAGGAAGTGGTTGAGAAATTCTTTGGAAAGAAACCTTCCAAAGGCGTGAACCCTGATGAAGTGGTGGCCATCGGTGCCGCTATCCAGGGTGGTGTACTTACCGGAGAAGTGAAAGATGTACTGCTGCTGGACGTAACACCCCTCTCCCTTGGTATCGAAACCATGGGTGGAGTGATGACCAAACTGATCGAGTCGAATACGACCATCCCGACGAAAAAATCGGAAACGTTCTCAACGGCTTCGGACAATCAGCCGTCGGTAGAGATCCATGTGTTGCAGGGTGAGCGCCCCATGGCCGGGGATAACCGGACCATCGGAAGGTTCCACCTCGACGGTATTCCACCGGCACCACGTGGTGTTCCTCAGGTAGAAGTGACCTTTGACATCGATGCCAACGGTATCCTGAATGTTTCTGCGAAAGACAAAGCCACCGGCAAATCACAGCAGATTCGTATCGAAGCGTCTTCCGGTTTGTCAGACCAGGAGATCGAGAAGATGAAGAAGGAAGCCGAGGCCAATGCAGAAAACGATAAGCAGAAGAAAGAAGAAGTGGACAAGCTCAACACCGCTGACCAGCTGATCTTCCAAACCGAGAAACAGTTGAAGGAATTCGGAGATAAGCTTTCTGCCGATAAGAAAGATCCGATCGAGAAGGCACTTCAGGAGTTGAAGGCTGCCTACGAGAAGAAGGAGCTTGCTCCGATCGAAGCCGCAATGGAAAAGCTGAACGAGGTCTGGAAGGCTGCATCCGAAGAGATGTACAAGGCCAGCCAGGAGCAGCAAGGCGGATCATCCGATCAGGCTCAAGGCCAGCCCAACGCTTCTCAGGGTGGCGACGGTGAAGTCACCGACGTTGACTTTGAAGAGGTGAAGGACGAAAACGGTCGCTAA
- a CDS encoding DMT family transporter, translated as MHSNLVRLHLVVVIFAFTAILGKLISAELPTSLLVFYRMVIACAGLYVYVRIRRRNLAVSRRIAMGYLGVGGLVALHWIFFFHAIKVSNVSVTLGCFASAAFFTSLLEPLITRGRYSRLNIILSVVAMSGLYMIFRFELTYVEGMVLSLLSALLAGLFTVINKKMVSHGQPLVMSFYEMLGGAVVLGLYNLYTGSWMVPAGTDLIYLLILGLVCTSVAFVMSIDVMKTLSAFQVSMTVNLEPVYGILLAVMIFGDSEWMSPGFYAGAAIVLLAVLVHPWLEKLG; from the coding sequence ATGCATTCCAATCTGGTCCGGCTTCACCTGGTGGTGGTGATCTTTGCGTTTACCGCGATACTCGGTAAGCTGATCAGCGCTGAACTTCCCACATCGCTTCTTGTCTTCTACCGCATGGTCATCGCTTGCGCCGGTTTATATGTCTATGTACGGATCCGGCGCAGAAACCTCGCAGTAAGCCGACGCATAGCCATGGGTTACCTTGGAGTGGGCGGACTGGTGGCCTTGCACTGGATCTTCTTTTTTCATGCGATCAAAGTGTCCAATGTGTCTGTGACGTTGGGGTGTTTTGCGTCTGCGGCTTTCTTTACCAGTCTGCTCGAACCCCTCATCACTAGAGGTAGGTACTCCAGATTGAATATCATTCTGAGCGTTGTGGCCATGTCGGGTTTGTATATGATCTTTCGTTTCGAGCTGACCTATGTGGAGGGCATGGTCCTGTCGTTATTGTCCGCCCTGCTGGCCGGTTTGTTCACCGTGATCAATAAAAAGATGGTAAGCCATGGTCAGCCCCTGGTGATGAGTTTCTATGAGATGCTGGGGGGTGCGGTTGTGTTAGGGTTGTACAACCTGTATACCGGTTCCTGGATGGTTCCTGCGGGAACGGACCTCATTTACCTGCTTATCCTGGGACTGGTATGTACCTCGGTGGCTTTTGTGATGTCCATAGACGTGATGAAAACGCTCAGCGCCTTTCAGGTTTCCATGACGGTGAACCTGGAGCCGGTCTATGGTATTCTGCTGGCCGTAATGATCTTCGGCGATTCTGAGTGGATGTCACCGGGTTTTTATGCCGGTGCTGCCATTGTGCTGTTGGCGGTACTGGTGCATCCGTGGCTGGAGAAGTTGGGTTGA
- a CDS encoding TIGR00730 family Rossman fold protein, translating into MSEEKIIKAFTDKDWHEVKIADSWQIFKIMAEFVEGFEKMTQIGPCVTIFGSARTLPEHPAYQLAEDIAFKLTQEGYGIISGGGPGIMEAANKGAAKGKGKSVGLNIDLPFEQEANEFIDKDKLLNFDYFFVRKVMFVKYSQGFIVLPGGFGTLDELFEALTLIQTKKIGKFPIVLVGKKYWTGLDQWIRNTLLEEKNISPEDLNLFKLVDTAEEATKEITSFYSKYLLKPNF; encoded by the coding sequence ATGAGTGAAGAAAAGATCATCAAAGCTTTTACCGATAAGGATTGGCATGAAGTTAAAATTGCGGATTCCTGGCAGATATTCAAGATCATGGCAGAATTCGTAGAAGGTTTTGAAAAGATGACTCAGATCGGTCCGTGTGTGACCATCTTCGGTTCGGCACGTACCCTTCCCGAACACCCGGCCTATCAACTCGCGGAAGACATCGCTTTCAAATTGACTCAGGAAGGATACGGGATCATTTCCGGAGGAGGTCCTGGCATCATGGAAGCTGCCAACAAAGGCGCCGCCAAGGGAAAAGGAAAATCCGTAGGACTGAATATTGACCTGCCTTTCGAACAGGAAGCAAACGAATTTATCGACAAAGACAAGCTGCTGAATTTCGATTACTTCTTTGTTCGAAAAGTGATGTTCGTGAAATATTCACAAGGATTCATTGTACTTCCCGGTGGCTTTGGAACGCTGGATGAATTGTTCGAGGCCCTTACCCTGATCCAGACCAAGAAGATCGGAAAATTCCCTATCGTACTCGTTGGCAAAAAATACTGGACAGGTCTGGATCAATGGATCAGAAACACCCTGCTGGAGGAGAAGAACATCAGTCCGGAAGACCTCAACCTCTTCAAACTGGTAGATACCGCAGAAGAAGCCACGAAGGAGATCACCTCATTCTACAGCAAATACCTGCTGAAACCCAACTTCTGA
- the uvrA gene encoding excinuclease ABC subunit UvrA yields the protein MESLEVLGARVHNLKNMDVVIPRHRLVVITGLSGSGKSSLAFDTIYAEGQRRYIETLSAYARQFLGNLERPDVDHIHGLSPVISIEQKTISRNPRSTVGTVTEIYDFLRLLFARAGEAYSYTSGKKMVRYTHDQIFDVIMEQFKGKEITVLAPVVKGRKGHYRELFEQVRKQGYLRIMIDGEVRDLKPRMSVDRYKTHDIEMIMDQFSVSQKTASRCKEAIKSAFRHGKGSLMIKSEDELRHFSHHLMCPDTGISYDEPAPNTFSFNSPYGACPECNGLGELYQADPEKILGNKNLGLKNGGLLPLKEKKQDWILRQLTAIGKEYGFTLETPIHSIRKEALDIILYGSDKAFEVEEGASSGRTYLLKFDGIASFIDQQFVDATTEAMRKWARSFMSKVTCPVCEGSRLKKESRHFLIDNKNISDVATMNMTDLSAWAQEVESRLTPKQQAIAKEVLIEINKRISYLRDLGLGYLSLNRSARSLSGGEAQRIRLATQIGAQLTGVLYILDEPSIGLHQRDNEKLIRSLKELRDLDNSILVVEHDKEMILAADHVVDIGPMAGEHGGKVVAQGTPEELMHAGSLTAGYLNGTKAIEIPHTRRKGNGHVLSLKGATGHNLKNVDLHLPLGMLVCVTGVSGSGKSSLINQTLYPALHHHFYRTPQDVLPYEKIDGLEFIDKVIEVDQSPIGRTPRSNPVTYTGVFTEIRNLFTMLPEAQIRGYKAGRFSFNVKGGRCEHCMGAGVSTIEMNLLPDVYVLCEKCQGKRYNKETLEVRYKGKNINDVLEMTVEHALEFFSSIPAITQKIQTIQDVGLGYIRLGQPSTTLSGGEAQRIKLATELSRKDTGKTLYVLDEPTTGLHFEDIKILLQVLNKLLEKGNTIVIIEHNMDVIKTADHIIDLGPEGGHEGGVIICEGSPEEIVTHPKSPTGKYLQVELNARLVR from the coding sequence ATGGAAAGCCTGGAGGTACTCGGTGCACGTGTGCACAATCTGAAAAATATGGACGTGGTTATTCCGCGCCACCGGCTTGTTGTGATCACAGGTTTGAGCGGAAGCGGTAAATCGTCCCTGGCCTTTGACACCATTTATGCGGAAGGCCAACGACGTTACATTGAAACATTGTCGGCCTATGCCCGGCAGTTTCTGGGGAATCTCGAAAGACCCGATGTGGATCATATCCACGGCCTCAGCCCGGTGATCTCCATTGAACAGAAAACGATTTCCAGAAACCCGCGCTCCACAGTGGGAACGGTAACTGAGATCTACGATTTCCTACGACTGCTTTTTGCCCGGGCAGGTGAAGCCTATTCCTACACCTCGGGAAAAAAAATGGTACGCTATACCCATGATCAGATTTTTGATGTGATCATGGAACAGTTCAAGGGAAAGGAAATTACCGTGCTTGCACCGGTGGTGAAAGGAAGGAAAGGTCACTACAGGGAGCTGTTTGAACAGGTACGGAAACAAGGCTATCTGCGCATCATGATCGACGGAGAGGTCCGCGACCTTAAGCCGAGAATGTCCGTTGACCGGTACAAAACACACGACATTGAAATGATCATGGATCAATTCAGTGTGTCTCAAAAGACCGCCTCGCGTTGCAAAGAAGCGATCAAATCCGCCTTCCGCCACGGCAAGGGCAGTCTCATGATCAAGTCGGAAGATGAGCTGAGGCATTTCAGCCACCACCTGATGTGCCCCGATACCGGCATCTCCTACGATGAACCTGCCCCCAATACCTTTTCATTCAACTCACCTTATGGTGCATGCCCGGAATGTAACGGCCTTGGCGAACTCTACCAGGCAGACCCGGAAAAGATACTCGGCAATAAAAACCTGGGACTGAAAAACGGTGGCCTCCTTCCCTTAAAGGAGAAAAAGCAGGATTGGATACTGAGACAGCTGACGGCCATCGGCAAGGAATACGGGTTCACCCTTGAAACACCCATCCACAGCATCAGGAAAGAGGCGCTGGATATTATTCTATACGGTTCGGACAAAGCGTTTGAGGTAGAAGAAGGTGCCTCATCGGGAAGAACCTACCTGCTTAAATTCGATGGCATCGCTTCGTTTATTGATCAACAATTTGTGGATGCGACCACAGAAGCCATGCGTAAATGGGCACGGTCTTTTATGAGCAAGGTCACCTGCCCGGTATGCGAAGGCAGCAGATTGAAAAAAGAATCACGCCACTTTCTGATCGACAATAAGAACATCTCAGATGTGGCAACCATGAACATGACAGACCTGTCTGCATGGGCACAGGAAGTTGAAAGCCGACTTACTCCGAAGCAACAAGCCATTGCAAAAGAGGTCCTCATCGAGATCAACAAAAGAATTTCCTATTTGCGTGACCTCGGACTGGGCTACCTCTCGCTCAACCGGAGCGCAAGAAGTCTGTCCGGAGGTGAAGCACAACGTATACGACTGGCCACACAAATCGGGGCACAACTGACCGGTGTACTTTATATCCTGGATGAACCGAGCATTGGTCTGCATCAACGGGACAATGAAAAACTCATCAGGTCCCTCAAGGAACTTCGGGATCTGGATAACTCCATTTTGGTGGTGGAGCACGACAAGGAAATGATCCTGGCTGCAGACCATGTGGTTGATATCGGACCCATGGCAGGTGAACATGGAGGTAAGGTCGTGGCTCAGGGCACTCCCGAAGAACTGATGCATGCCGGTTCACTTACGGCAGGCTACCTGAACGGCACCAAAGCCATTGAGATCCCTCACACTCGCAGGAAAGGAAATGGCCATGTATTGAGTCTCAAGGGTGCTACCGGACACAACCTTAAAAATGTGGACCTGCACCTTCCCCTCGGAATGCTGGTATGCGTTACCGGTGTTTCGGGCAGCGGCAAATCATCGCTTATCAATCAGACCTTATACCCTGCCCTTCATCATCACTTTTACCGCACACCGCAGGACGTATTACCCTATGAAAAGATAGATGGGCTGGAGTTTATCGACAAAGTGATTGAGGTAGATCAGTCACCTATCGGGCGTACGCCACGCTCCAACCCGGTCACCTATACGGGTGTATTTACGGAGATCCGGAACCTGTTCACCATGTTACCGGAAGCGCAGATCCGGGGTTATAAGGCGGGCAGATTCTCTTTCAATGTAAAGGGCGGACGTTGCGAACACTGTATGGGCGCAGGCGTTTCCACCATCGAAATGAACCTGCTACCCGATGTTTACGTGCTGTGCGAAAAATGCCAGGGCAAGCGGTATAACAAAGAAACCCTGGAGGTTCGCTACAAGGGTAAAAACATCAATGACGTTCTTGAAATGACGGTGGAGCACGCACTGGAATTCTTTTCAAGCATACCGGCCATCACCCAGAAAATACAAACCATTCAGGATGTTGGATTGGGATACATCCGTCTCGGTCAACCCTCCACCACACTTTCAGGCGGAGAAGCACAACGCATTAAACTGGCTACGGAATTATCCAGAAAGGATACGGGAAAAACACTCTACGTCCTGGATGAACCCACCACCGGTCTGCACTTTGAAGACATCAAAATACTGCTTCAGGTGTTGAACAAATTATTGGAAAAAGGCAACACCATCGTGATCATTGAGCACAACATGGATGTCATCAAAACCGCGGACCATATCATTGATCTCGGACCGGAAGGCGGACATGAAGGCGGCGTGATCATTTGCGAAGGAAGCCCGGAGGAAATCGTGACGCACCCCAAAAGCCCGACAGGTAAATACCTTCAGGTAGAACTAAATGCCCGCCTGGTACGTTAA
- a CDS encoding lytic transglycosylase domain-containing protein: protein MRKVKMWKKTKWLGLPIVLVLSFFAVKLFVFSFDETKESKVFREAFHDTYRIFPPQLPEDLKFAGEEVPVNDIDIHERLDREIIVNTYWQSNTLLSIKLAHRYFPVIEPILKEEGVPDDFKYLALIESGFRPAVSPLGAAGFWQFLEQTAPDYGMEVSSEVDERYNLEMATHAACRYLKEARNKFGSWTMAAASYNRGMQGIQNQVDLQKNNNYYDLYLNEETSRYVFRMLAMRELYTDPEKYGFMIRPSDFYPPIKTEKITVDTTINNLVDFALAHHIKYKTLKLLNPWLKKSSMANPKRKTYTISLPAKIQANRPFFTTTYRDSI, encoded by the coding sequence ATGAGAAAAGTAAAGATGTGGAAAAAGACTAAGTGGCTGGGCTTACCCATTGTATTGGTACTCTCTTTTTTTGCGGTAAAGCTTTTCGTATTTTCTTTTGATGAAACAAAGGAATCAAAAGTTTTCCGTGAAGCGTTCCACGACACTTATCGTATTTTCCCACCCCAGCTGCCCGAAGATCTGAAATTCGCCGGCGAGGAAGTACCGGTGAATGACATTGATATCCATGAAAGACTGGACCGTGAGATCATTGTTAATACCTACTGGCAGTCCAATACCCTCCTCAGCATCAAACTGGCCCATCGGTATTTTCCCGTGATCGAGCCCATTCTGAAAGAAGAAGGCGTACCGGATGACTTCAAGTACCTCGCACTTATCGAAAGCGGCTTCAGACCCGCTGTTTCACCACTCGGGGCAGCAGGCTTCTGGCAGTTCCTGGAACAAACAGCGCCGGATTATGGCATGGAGGTGAGCTCCGAAGTGGACGAACGCTACAACCTGGAAATGGCCACCCACGCCGCATGCAGATACCTGAAAGAGGCACGTAACAAGTTTGGCTCGTGGACCATGGCCGCCGCATCCTATAACCGGGGAATGCAGGGTATTCAGAACCAGGTGGATCTTCAGAAGAATAATAACTACTACGACCTGTACCTGAACGAGGAGACCTCCCGTTATGTATTCCGTATGCTTGCCATGAGAGAACTCTATACCGATCCGGAGAAATACGGATTTATGATACGCCCAAGCGACTTCTATCCTCCGATCAAAACAGAGAAAATCACGGTAGACACAACCATCAACAACCTGGTCGACTTTGCATTGGCCCATCACATCAAGTATAAAACACTGAAACTGCTGAACCCCTGGCTGAAAAAAAGCAGTATGGCCAATCCTAAAAGGAAGACCTACACTATCAGCCTCCCTGCAAAGATTCAGGCAAACCGTCCGTTCTTCACCACCACATACAGAGATTCAATTTAA
- a CDS encoding undecaprenyl/decaprenyl-phosphate alpha-N-acetylglucosaminyl 1-phosphate transferase produces the protein MPSDAPPVTIYVVFFFFCLLFSVLINGLFLRFSKTLGIRNTEETIIRWGSQSKPAFGGIAFFIIFLLSTACYAIFFNKENLIHDGQFLGILSATTLAFLMGLADDAYNTRPWLKFGVQIVCGVLLTSSGITIQWFSQEMPNHLLTVFWVVGMMNSINMLDNMDAITTTVAISVVTLALSIMVVTGQIQHLHLMWLLGVLSALLGFLYYNWNPSKMYMGDTGSQFLGIFLAAIGIVFLWNHNLEAGLPGQRLIMTLMAFLLPVSDTTIVFINRLSKRRSPFIGGRDHTTHHLVYLGLKDHHVAVLFWSISTISLILVVLLVSGRMAWNGICGALLTTFVVGTFVTLLTITRRTHEPRHEKSKDVEKD, from the coding sequence ATGCCTTCTGACGCTCCACCGGTAACCATATATGTTGTTTTCTTTTTTTTCTGCCTGCTTTTTTCGGTACTGATCAACGGATTATTCCTTCGCTTTTCCAAAACGCTGGGCATCCGCAACACCGAGGAAACCATCATTCGTTGGGGCAGCCAGTCCAAACCAGCGTTCGGCGGCATCGCCTTTTTCATCATCTTCCTGCTATCCACCGCTTGTTATGCCATCTTCTTTAACAAGGAAAATTTGATCCATGACGGTCAGTTCCTCGGCATCCTGTCGGCCACAACGCTTGCATTTCTTATGGGCCTGGCAGACGATGCTTACAACACCCGGCCGTGGTTAAAGTTCGGAGTGCAGATCGTTTGCGGCGTGTTGCTTACCTCATCAGGCATCACCATTCAATGGTTTTCACAGGAAATGCCAAACCACTTACTTACCGTATTCTGGGTGGTAGGAATGATGAACTCCATCAACATGTTGGATAACATGGATGCCATCACCACCACCGTGGCCATTTCCGTGGTCACCCTGGCCTTGTCCATCATGGTTGTCACCGGACAAATACAACACCTCCACCTGATGTGGTTGCTTGGTGTATTATCCGCTTTATTAGGCTTCCTTTATTATAACTGGAATCCTTCCAAGATGTATATGGGCGATACCGGCAGTCAGTTCCTGGGTATCTTTCTGGCCGCGATCGGAATCGTCTTTTTATGGAATCACAATCTGGAAGCCGGACTTCCGGGGCAACGCCTGATCATGACTTTAATGGCCTTCCTGCTGCCGGTATCGGATACCACCATTGTATTCATTAACCGGCTGTCCAAAAGGCGCTCGCCTTTTATCGGAGGCCGGGATCATACCACGCACCATCTCGTATATCTTGGACTTAAGGATCATCATGTAGCTGTATTGTTTTGGTCTATTTCAACGATATCACTAATTTTGGTGGTTCTCCTGGTTTCTGGCAGGATGGCTTGGAATGGTATATGCGGTGCATTGCTGACCACCTTTGTTGTCGGAACCTTTGTTACCTTACTCACAATCACGAGAAGAACACATGAACCCCGGCATGAGAAAAGTAAAGATGTGGAAAAAGACTAA
- the rfbC gene encoding dTDP-4-dehydrorhamnose 3,5-epimerase encodes MNITPTSLEGAMIIEAQKFGDERGYFMETYNRDRFVSHGITEEFVQDNLSLSKDVGTLRGIHLQEPPYAQAKLVSVLKGRVMDIAVDLRVRSRTFGQYVKVELSGDDSRFFLIPAGFGHAFITLEPDTIFQYKCSNNYNKDSERTICWNDPDLAIEWGTDAPILSAKDTLGIRLADYKSPF; translated from the coding sequence ATGAACATTACCCCAACTTCATTGGAAGGTGCCATGATCATTGAGGCGCAGAAATTCGGTGATGAACGCGGCTACTTTATGGAAACCTACAACAGGGACCGGTTTGTAAGCCACGGAATAACAGAAGAATTTGTGCAGGACAACCTCTCTCTGTCAAAGGATGTGGGTACGCTACGCGGCATTCATCTACAGGAACCACCCTATGCACAGGCAAAGCTGGTAAGTGTTTTGAAAGGACGTGTCATGGATATTGCCGTAGATCTTCGCGTCAGATCACGCACATTCGGACAATATGTGAAGGTCGAGTTATCCGGTGACGACAGCCGGTTTTTCCTGATCCCTGCAGGGTTTGGACATGCCTTTATCACCCTCGAACCGGATACCATTTTTCAATACAAGTGCAGTAATAATTATAACAAGGACTCGGAACGAACAATTTGCTGGAATGACCCTGATCTGGCCATCGAATGGGGAACCGATGCCCCTATACTCTCTGCCAAGGATACCCTGGGCATAAGACTTGCCGATTACAAAAGCCCGTTCTAA